The Lysobacter enzymogenes genome window below encodes:
- a CDS encoding sensor domain-containing diguanylate cyclase: MDRSWRLLWQTLLALLGLGAAALACAQPFAVSRLGPGADPPLAQVLSGRLDARFAPQPDGRIVYPDRRPQWVRLVATADVGEDQLPQLVIDQPYRKFFDIWRHRDVDPVRRALHGRGSEFQHSSRFVVYPLEGGVRKGEVIYLRTWATEFTPSSLRIEPLAQVHRQDMSHVALRSVVLTALGATAVLAFGFWVGLRERGYAYLCLTLLVQTVNLAVEGGEIRMLPWFHEVLPNRRTNVVLNTAAVIASVRFLVFYLDLRATQPAVARVLNVCSWILGALLLVSLVHTWSLSASFGNVMLLVVIFAVVYACAMAIAQRQSEAYFLVGAWTPLLAVLVVLVGGFQRWWPMFAWLEYAYPVGLVFGGLGLLLGLAAKLQKLREDHDTAKHRATYDRLTSVMNRQAIEQALRDAILEAHRNRRPLTVVFFDIDHFKRINDEHGHSAGDEALRTVAERTRQRLRSTDLCGRYGGDEILVGLPGTRLEQGLVVAEHLRRAVGANPPSVHGRALNLSLSMGVAELRPGESFEQLLERSDAALYASKAGGRDRVTVQQATAGEVAI, translated from the coding sequence ATGGATCGGTCCTGGCGCTTACTCTGGCAGACCCTGCTGGCCCTGCTGGGTCTGGGCGCGGCGGCGTTGGCGTGCGCGCAGCCGTTCGCGGTGTCGCGGCTGGGGCCCGGCGCCGATCCGCCGCTGGCGCAGGTGCTGTCGGGCCGCCTCGACGCGCGCTTCGCGCCGCAGCCCGACGGGCGCATCGTCTATCCCGACCGCAGGCCGCAGTGGGTGCGCCTGGTCGCCACCGCCGACGTCGGCGAGGACCAGCTGCCGCAGTTGGTGATCGACCAGCCCTACCGCAAGTTCTTCGACATCTGGCGCCACCGCGACGTCGACCCGGTGCGGCGCGCGCTGCACGGCCGCGGCAGCGAGTTCCAGCATTCCTCGCGCTTCGTGGTGTATCCGCTGGAAGGCGGGGTGCGCAAGGGCGAGGTGATCTACCTGCGCACCTGGGCGACCGAGTTCACTCCGTCGAGCCTGCGCATCGAGCCGCTGGCCCAGGTCCATCGCCAGGACATGAGCCACGTCGCCCTGCGCAGCGTGGTGCTGACCGCCTTGGGCGCGACCGCGGTGCTCGCGTTCGGCTTCTGGGTCGGCCTGCGCGAGCGCGGCTACGCCTACCTGTGCCTGACCTTGCTGGTGCAGACCGTGAACCTGGCGGTGGAGGGCGGCGAGATCCGCATGCTGCCGTGGTTCCACGAGGTGCTGCCGAACCGCCGCACCAACGTCGTGCTCAACACCGCCGCGGTGATCGCCAGCGTGCGCTTCCTGGTGTTCTATCTGGACCTGCGCGCGACCCAGCCGGCGGTGGCGCGGGTGCTCAACGTCTGCAGCTGGATCCTCGGCGCGCTGTTGCTGGTCTCGCTGGTGCATACCTGGAGCTTGAGCGCCAGCTTCGGCAACGTGATGCTGCTGGTGGTGATCTTCGCGGTGGTCTATGCCTGCGCGATGGCGATCGCGCAGCGTCAAAGCGAGGCCTACTTCCTGGTCGGCGCGTGGACGCCGCTGCTGGCGGTGCTGGTGGTGCTGGTCGGCGGCTTCCAGCGCTGGTGGCCGATGTTCGCCTGGCTCGAATACGCCTACCCGGTCGGCCTGGTGTTCGGCGGCCTGGGCCTGTTGCTGGGCCTGGCGGCCAAGCTGCAGAAGCTGCGCGAGGACCACGACACCGCCAAGCACCGCGCCACCTACGACCGCCTGACCAGCGTGATGAACCGGCAGGCGATCGAGCAGGCGCTGCGCGACGCGATCCTCGAGGCCCACCGCAACCGCCGCCCGCTGACCGTGGTGTTCTTCGACATCGACCACTTCAAGCGCATCAACGACGAACACGGCCACAGCGCCGGCGACGAGGCCTTGCGCACCGTCGCCGAACGCACCCGCCAGCGCCTGCGCTCGACCGACCTGTGCGGCCGCTACGGCGGCGACGAAATCCTGGTCGGCCTGCCCGGCACCCGCCTGGAACAAGGCCTGGTGGTGGCCGAACACCTGCGCCGCGCGGTCGGCGCCAACCCGCCGAGCGTGCACGGCCGCGCGCTCAACCTGAGCCTGAGCATGGGCGTGGCCGAACTGCGGCCCGGCGAGAGCTTCGAGCAACTGCTGGAGCGCTCCGACGCGGCCCTGTACGCGAGCAAGGCCGGCGGACGCGACCGGGTGACGGTGCAGCAGGCGACCGCGGGCGAAGTGGCAATCTAG
- a CDS encoding endo alpha-1,4 polygalactosaminidase encodes MNKSAFTAVALAAALCAAAAQAHSPAAPAQTAAAPTWKPLTPGTTWNWQLDGRTVNSAVLDASTNPKKMLDIDLDATPASTIAALKAKGIYVVCYTEVGSYNEEREDAAEFRKVPGLIGKRMDGFEHEWWIDVRKTDALMPIMTARLDKARSKGCDGVEPDLDDSFNQGADKTGFDLTMEDSLYYLQLLVDAAHARGMSMGLKNGPEMAKDAALFADWALNEECNQHSECGGYKEFVKRNKAVFQVEYRSNGTRVKDFCPADNKNNFDGLLKDASELLHALPRDACRNG; translated from the coding sequence ATGAACAAGTCCGCTTTCACCGCCGTGGCGCTGGCCGCCGCGCTGTGCGCCGCCGCCGCGCAGGCGCATTCCCCCGCCGCGCCGGCCCAGACCGCCGCCGCGCCGACCTGGAAACCGCTGACCCCGGGCACCACCTGGAACTGGCAGCTCGACGGCCGCACGGTCAATTCCGCCGTGCTCGACGCCTCGACCAATCCGAAGAAGATGCTCGACATCGACCTCGACGCGACCCCGGCCTCGACCATCGCCGCGCTCAAGGCCAAGGGCATCTACGTGGTGTGCTACACCGAAGTCGGCAGCTACAACGAAGAACGCGAAGACGCGGCCGAGTTCCGCAAGGTGCCGGGCCTGATCGGCAAGCGCATGGACGGCTTCGAGCACGAGTGGTGGATCGACGTGCGCAAGACCGACGCGCTGATGCCGATCATGACCGCGCGCCTGGACAAGGCCAGGAGCAAGGGCTGCGACGGCGTCGAACCGGACCTGGACGATTCGTTCAACCAGGGCGCCGACAAGACCGGCTTCGATCTGACCATGGAAGATTCGCTGTACTACCTGCAGCTGCTGGTCGACGCCGCGCACGCGCGCGGCATGTCGATGGGCCTGAAGAACGGTCCGGAAATGGCCAAGGACGCGGCGCTGTTCGCCGACTGGGCGCTCAACGAGGAATGCAACCAGCACAGCGAATGCGGCGGCTACAAGGAGTTCGTCAAGCGCAACAAGGCCGTGTTCCAGGTCGAGTACCGCTCCAACGGCACCCGGGTCAAGGATTTCTGCCCGGCCGACAACAAGAACAACTTCGACGGCCTGCTCAAGGACGCCAGCGAGTTGTTGCATGCCTTGCCGCGCGATGCCTGCCGCAACGGCTGA
- a CDS encoding Crp/Fnr family transcriptional regulator, whose protein sequence is MALKPDDGVAVRRRRWGLDRCALLRGLPTTLLEHIARHSSEANLEEGDALFFKNDPSDFLAFVVHGRIYKLLYGPDGQELIVDTIDGGETVDETPLLDTHAHTFTAVAYSPTRVLLLPRRHFPSLTNDPVVIERAHASLCLRLRQAVESLETMCLHRLESRLARYLLSLMHDQPHARGGDFEVALPPTQSILAAMVNASRPKLNAQLQTWHRSGLVSRKRNILRINDIDQFRCKAYLGRDFERTEGRARAGTAWRNS, encoded by the coding sequence ATGGCGCTGAAGCCCGACGACGGCGTCGCGGTGCGCCGGCGCCGCTGGGGCCTGGACCGCTGCGCGCTGCTGCGCGGCCTGCCCACCACGCTGCTGGAGCACATCGCGCGCCACAGCAGCGAGGCCAACCTCGAAGAAGGCGACGCGCTGTTCTTCAAGAACGATCCCAGCGATTTCCTCGCCTTCGTCGTCCACGGCCGCATCTACAAGCTGCTGTACGGGCCCGACGGCCAGGAGCTGATCGTCGACACCATCGACGGCGGCGAGACCGTCGACGAAACCCCGCTGCTGGACACCCACGCCCACACCTTCACCGCGGTGGCGTACAGCCCGACCCGGGTGCTGCTGCTGCCGCGCCGGCATTTTCCCAGCCTGACCAACGATCCGGTGGTGATCGAACGCGCCCACGCCTCGCTGTGCCTGCGCCTGCGGCAAGCGGTGGAGAGCCTGGAGACGATGTGCCTGCACCGGCTGGAATCGCGCCTGGCGCGCTATCTGCTGTCGCTGATGCACGACCAGCCGCACGCGCGCGGCGGCGATTTCGAAGTGGCGCTGCCGCCGACCCAGAGCATCCTGGCGGCGATGGTCAACGCCAGCCGGCCGAAATTGAACGCGCAACTGCAGACCTGGCACCGCAGCGGCCTGGTCAGCCGCAAGCGCAACATCCTGCGCATCAACGATATCGACCAGTTCCGTTGCAAGGCCTATCTGGGGCGCGATTTCGAACGCACGGAAGGGCGCGCGCGGGCGGGGACGGCGTGGCGGAACTCGTGA
- a CDS encoding RebB family R body protein, whose protein sequence is MAYPTAVNNQITDAVTQSNVKVIAEGPAFAMGSMYQSAAHSTGLLFENAIASQQQQTSLAQAAANQGVMQIYSLDTTAAAGATEKVAQTGVADNLTSLLTVLQSFKSNPYGP, encoded by the coding sequence ATGGCATATCCCACCGCAGTCAACAATCAGATCACCGACGCCGTCACCCAGTCGAACGTCAAGGTCATCGCCGAGGGCCCCGCGTTCGCGATGGGTTCGATGTACCAGTCGGCGGCCCACTCCACCGGGCTGCTGTTCGAAAACGCGATCGCCTCGCAGCAGCAGCAGACCTCGCTGGCGCAGGCCGCGGCCAACCAGGGCGTGATGCAGATCTACAGCCTGGACACCACCGCCGCGGCCGGCGCGACCGAGAAGGTCGCCCAGACCGGCGTGGCCGACAACCTGACCAGCCTGCTGACCGTGCTGCAGTCGTTCAAGAGCAATCCGTACGGCCCGTAA
- a CDS encoding RebB family R body protein, whose protein sequence is MAFPTAVNDQITDAVTQSNVKVIGEAPAFAMGSIYQSMAHSTGILFENAVAAQQQQNSLSQAAANQGVMQIYSLDTTAAAGATEKVAQTGVSDNLTSLLTVLRAFK, encoded by the coding sequence ATGGCATTCCCGACCGCCGTCAACGACCAAATCACCGATGCCGTCACCCAGTCCAACGTCAAGGTCATCGGCGAGGCGCCGGCCTTCGCGATGGGTTCGATCTACCAGTCGATGGCGCATTCCACCGGCATCCTGTTCGAAAACGCCGTGGCGGCGCAGCAGCAGCAGAACTCGCTGTCGCAGGCGGCGGCCAACCAGGGCGTGATGCAGATCTACAGCCTCGACACCACCGCCGCCGCCGGCGCGACCGAGAAGGTCGCCCAGACCGGCGTGTCCGACAACCTCACCAGCCTGCTGACCGTGCTGCGCGCCTTCAAGTAA
- a CDS encoding RebB family R body protein, which yields MTDTPVNSQITDAVTQTNVKVVAEAPAQAIASLYQVSSHSTGLALQNAVHSQQVLNQISSAVVSKAVQLIMAVGDKP from the coding sequence ATGACCGATACGCCCGTCAATTCGCAAATCACCGACGCCGTCACCCAGACCAACGTGAAGGTCGTCGCCGAGGCGCCCGCGCAGGCGATCGCCTCGCTGTACCAGGTGTCCAGCCACTCCACCGGCCTGGCGCTGCAGAACGCGGTGCACAGCCAACAGGTGCTCAACCAGATTTCCAGCGCGGTGGTGTCCAAGGCGGTGCAACTGATCATGGCCGTGGGCGACAAGCCGTAG
- a CDS encoding RNA polymerase sigma factor: MDADGRERADCNSFRCAPDERAQAWRGAAPCADFKLADEMFAGAWRSNLPELEARARRFADGQRDRAEELLGNTAIKALLFMRRAPHTITDPGGFLFVVLRHVFLDSVRRRGRDREVFDRHREVDGEGGGFAHEGLSALQKLELDEQLERVVAAVARMSREQRRLFAYRFIEDLPYPVIAEKLHINQPLARKRVELLRNRLRLAVGRE; this comes from the coding sequence ATGGATGCCGACGGGCGCGAACGCGCCGACTGCAACAGCTTCCGCTGCGCGCCGGACGAGCGCGCGCAGGCATGGCGCGGCGCCGCGCCGTGCGCGGATTTCAAACTCGCCGACGAAATGTTCGCCGGCGCCTGGCGCAGCAACTTGCCGGAACTGGAAGCGCGCGCGCGCCGCTTCGCCGACGGCCAGCGCGACCGCGCCGAGGAACTGCTCGGCAACACCGCGATCAAGGCCTTGCTGTTCATGCGCCGCGCGCCGCACACCATCACCGACCCGGGCGGCTTCCTGTTCGTGGTGCTGCGCCATGTGTTCCTCGACAGCGTGCGCCGGCGCGGGCGCGACCGCGAAGTGTTCGACCGCCACCGCGAGGTCGACGGCGAGGGCGGCGGCTTCGCCCACGAGGGCCTGTCGGCGCTGCAGAAACTGGAGCTGGACGAGCAGCTGGAGCGGGTGGTCGCGGCGGTCGCGCGGATGAGCCGCGAGCAAAGGCGGCTGTTCGCTTACCGCTTTATCGAGGATCTGCCGTATCCAGTGATAGCCGAGAAGCTGCACATCAACCAGCCGCTGGCGCGCAAGCGGGTCGAGCTGCTGCGCAACCGGCTGCGGCTGGCGGTGGGGCGGGAATGA
- a CDS encoding RNA polymerase sigma factor, protein MNDDRALVEAVLSRQPGAFERLVREYQGLCWHIVQRMVRHPDDTRELCQEAFLRIHQCLHQYRYESALKSWIGQVAYSVAKRHLERKRIPILEAAADEDAPSLLESVSDGFDLEAACADEEIAAGLHAEIEALPPLQRTLLTLYHLEEVPIGEIAQMTGLAEGTIKSHLFRTRARLRQRLEARLGEFA, encoded by the coding sequence ATGAACGACGACCGCGCCCTGGTCGAAGCCGTCCTCTCCCGCCAGCCGGGGGCGTTCGAGCGTCTGGTGCGCGAGTACCAGGGGCTGTGCTGGCATATCGTCCAGCGCATGGTCCGGCATCCCGACGACACCCGCGAGCTGTGCCAGGAAGCCTTCCTGCGCATCCACCAGTGCCTGCACCAGTACCGCTACGAGAGCGCGCTGAAGTCGTGGATCGGCCAGGTCGCCTATTCGGTGGCCAAGCGCCATCTGGAACGCAAGCGCATTCCGATCCTTGAGGCGGCCGCCGACGAAGACGCGCCGTCGCTGCTGGAGTCGGTCAGCGACGGCTTCGACCTGGAAGCGGCCTGCGCCGACGAGGAGATCGCCGCCGGCCTGCACGCCGAGATCGAGGCGCTGCCGCCGTTGCAGCGCACCTTGCTGACCCTGTATCACCTGGAAGAAGTGCCCATCGGCGAGATCGCGCAGATGACCGGCCTGGCCGAGGGCACCATCAAGAGCCACCTGTTCCGGACCCGGGCGCGCCTGCGCCAGCGGCTGGAAGCGCGGCTGGGAGAATTCGCATGA
- a CDS encoding DUF6249 domain-containing protein, translating into MPQSLVPITLFVCIVFAIKIVVEARFRMKLLQAGDADEMLRSVARDEDQRRRHGALRWGIVMVLLACAFGVIEAAGWRDLTAGTLAVLIGAVGLGNLSYYFIARKFG; encoded by the coding sequence ATGCCCCAGTCCCTGGTCCCCATCACTTTGTTCGTCTGCATCGTCTTCGCGATCAAGATCGTGGTCGAAGCGCGCTTCCGCATGAAGCTGCTGCAAGCCGGCGACGCCGACGAGATGCTGCGCTCGGTGGCGCGCGACGAAGACCAGCGCCGCCGCCACGGCGCGCTGCGCTGGGGCATCGTCATGGTGCTGCTGGCCTGCGCGTTCGGCGTGATCGAAGCCGCCGGCTGGCGCGACCTCACCGCCGGCACCCTGGCCGTGCTGATCGGCGCGGTCGGCCTGGGCAACCTCAGCTACTATTTCATCGCGCGCAAGTTCGGCTGA
- a CDS encoding polysaccharide deacetylase family protein encodes MRPSVVLRCLLASALLSLALPSFAAAASAKPGKAAAAAPAPDRRIALTVDDLPWVQLPAVTTESIIDEHRRLIAAIRKAGVPLTGFVNEGKLEDRGALQPARLAMLRDWLDAGAELGNHSYSHADLHAVGLAAYEDDILRGERQLRPLLQARGQTPHWFRHPYLRAGRSAEDKAALARFLDQHGYRIAPVTVDNSDWIWAAAYLRAGEPHPGSRYRGKPHTEGIKTRLRRDYIKYMGRKLDYYERQSQALLGYNLPQIWLIHANALNADTYGELIAMARKRGYRFIGLDEAMRDPAYQRADAYTGPAGPSWLHRWAIGEKKPASFFAGEPEVPEWVLNLARLDSE; translated from the coding sequence ATGCGCCCGTCCGTCGTCCTGCGTTGCCTGCTCGCCAGCGCGCTGTTGTCGCTCGCGCTGCCGTCGTTCGCCGCTGCCGCTTCGGCCAAACCGGGCAAAGCCGCCGCCGCGGCGCCAGCACCCGACCGGCGCATCGCCCTCACCGTCGACGACCTGCCGTGGGTGCAGCTGCCCGCGGTGACCACCGAATCGATCATCGACGAACATCGCCGCCTGATCGCGGCGATCCGCAAGGCCGGCGTGCCGCTGACCGGCTTCGTCAACGAGGGCAAGCTCGAAGACCGGGGCGCGCTGCAGCCGGCGCGGCTGGCGATGCTGCGCGACTGGCTCGACGCCGGCGCCGAACTCGGCAACCACAGCTACAGCCATGCCGACCTGCACGCGGTCGGGCTGGCCGCGTACGAGGACGACATCCTGCGCGGCGAGCGCCAGCTGCGCCCGCTGCTGCAGGCGCGCGGGCAGACCCCGCACTGGTTCCGCCATCCCTACCTGCGCGCCGGCCGCAGCGCCGAGGACAAGGCTGCGCTGGCGCGCTTCCTCGACCAGCACGGTTACCGCATCGCCCCGGTCACGGTCGACAACTCCGACTGGATCTGGGCCGCCGCCTACCTGCGCGCCGGCGAACCGCACCCGGGCAGCCGCTACCGCGGCAAGCCGCACACCGAGGGCATCAAGACCCGCCTGCGCCGCGACTACATCAAGTACATGGGGCGCAAGCTCGACTACTACGAACGCCAGTCGCAGGCGCTGCTCGGCTACAACCTGCCGCAGATCTGGCTGATCCACGCCAACGCGCTCAACGCCGACACCTACGGCGAGCTGATCGCGATGGCGCGCAAGCGCGGCTACCGCTTCATCGGCCTGGACGAAGCCATGCGCGACCCGGCCTACCAGCGCGCCGACGCCTACACCGGCCCGGCCGGCCCGAGCTGGCTGCACCGCTGGGCGATCGGCGAGAAGAAACCGGCCAGCTTCTTCGCCGGCGAACCGGAAGTCCCGGAATGGGTCTTGAACCTCGCCCGCCTCGATTCCGAATGA
- a CDS encoding Lrp/AsnC family transcriptional regulator — translation MKTLDEVDRKLIALLQDNARLSTVALAKAVGLSRSTVQERLQRLEAAGVIAQYTVRLGSGGDPLRAWLLLRYAEGFSCDDVVPALAALPQVRLAHSVAGEIDLMVLVETGSPGELADVRERVAGLKGVDDVTTVPVLRTVLDRL, via the coding sequence ATGAAAACTCTCGACGAGGTCGACCGCAAACTGATCGCGTTGTTGCAGGACAACGCGCGCCTGTCGACGGTGGCGTTGGCCAAGGCGGTCGGCCTATCGCGCAGCACCGTGCAGGAGCGCCTGCAACGCCTGGAGGCGGCCGGCGTGATCGCCCAGTACACGGTGCGCCTGGGCAGCGGCGGCGATCCGCTGCGCGCATGGCTGCTGCTGCGCTACGCCGAGGGTTTCAGTTGCGACGACGTGGTGCCGGCGCTGGCGGCGTTGCCGCAGGTGCGGTTGGCGCATAGCGTGGCCGGCGAGATCGATCTGATGGTGCTGGTGGAAACGGGTTCGCCGGGCGAGCTGGCGGATGTGCGCGAGCGGGTCGCGGGGTTGAAGGGCGTGGACGATGTCACGACCGTGCCGGTGTTGCGGACGGTGTTGGATCGGTTGTAG
- a CDS encoding cysteine hydrolase family protein gives MTASIALIPIDVQRGFDYPPWGRRNNPHMEDNGRRLLAAWRERGWPLLHVRHDSVQAGSTLRRDHPGNAFRDGFEPRADEAVIGKSVNSAFIGTDLDLRLRRLGVDTVVVFGVSTDMCVSTTVRMASNLGYRVIVVGDACFCFDLDDGAGGTIAAEAISAAHLATLRAEFAQVMDTAELLAHIDAS, from the coding sequence ATGACCGCTTCCATCGCCCTGATCCCCATCGACGTGCAACGCGGCTTCGACTACCCGCCGTGGGGCCGCCGCAACAATCCGCACATGGAAGACAACGGCCGGCGCCTGCTCGCGGCATGGCGCGAACGCGGCTGGCCGCTGCTGCACGTGCGCCACGATTCGGTCCAGGCCGGCTCGACCTTGCGCCGCGACCATCCCGGCAACGCGTTCCGCGACGGCTTCGAACCGCGTGCGGACGAAGCGGTGATCGGCAAGTCGGTCAACTCCGCCTTCATCGGTACCGACCTGGATCTGCGCTTGCGCCGGCTCGGCGTCGATACCGTAGTGGTGTTCGGCGTGAGTACCGACATGTGCGTGTCGACGACGGTGCGGATGGCGAGCAATCTCGGTTACCGCGTCATCGTCGTCGGCGACGCGTGCTTCTGCTTCGATCTCGACGACGGCGCCGGCGGGACGATCGCGGCCGAGGCGATCAGCGCCGCGCATCTGGCGACCTTGCGTGCGGAATTCGCGCAGGTGATGGATACCGCCGAGTTGCTGGCGCACATCGACGCATCATGA
- a CDS encoding slipin family protein, which translates to MFWMKKVVVGDAERALVYRDRRIERVLGPGVHTLWDVRDRIRLNHYDIANSAYAGNDSEALIAGLGERLSDHFVLADIGNDEVGLVLRNGRYAEVLAPGLRRLYWKGLAQIEVRALTLSAGLAIEREVADGLRQIAQLDRVAVHGNVPTESAGLLFVDGTFVRTLAPGAYAFWNLRKNVVVETVELRVQAVEVSGQELLTRDKVTLRVNLAASVRVVDPVAARTKVSRYNEQIYRELQYGLRKAVSSKTLDELLGDKASLDADILASAREACASIGVEVLGVGVKDVILPGEMKDILNAVVQAEKTAQANTIRRREEANATRSLLNTAKLIEDSPVLMRLKELEALEKITEKIDKLTVFGGLEGVMKELVSLKADG; encoded by the coding sequence ATGTTCTGGATGAAGAAGGTCGTGGTCGGCGATGCCGAGCGCGCCCTGGTTTACCGCGACCGCCGCATCGAGCGCGTGCTCGGCCCGGGCGTCCACACCTTGTGGGACGTGCGCGACCGCATTCGCCTGAATCACTACGACATCGCCAACAGCGCCTACGCCGGCAACGACAGCGAAGCGCTGATCGCCGGCCTCGGCGAGCGCCTGTCCGACCATTTCGTTCTCGCCGACATCGGCAACGACGAAGTCGGTCTGGTCCTGCGCAACGGCCGCTACGCCGAAGTGCTGGCGCCGGGCCTGCGCCGCCTGTACTGGAAGGGCCTGGCGCAGATCGAGGTGCGCGCGCTGACGCTGAGCGCGGGCCTGGCGATCGAGCGCGAGGTCGCCGACGGCCTGCGCCAGATCGCCCAGCTCGACCGCGTCGCCGTGCACGGCAACGTGCCGACCGAATCGGCCGGCCTGCTGTTCGTCGACGGCACCTTCGTGCGCACCCTGGCCCCGGGCGCTTACGCGTTCTGGAACCTGCGCAAGAACGTAGTCGTGGAAACCGTGGAACTGCGCGTGCAGGCGGTCGAAGTCTCGGGCCAGGAACTGCTGACCCGCGACAAGGTCACTCTGCGCGTCAACCTCGCCGCCAGCGTGCGCGTCGTCGATCCGGTCGCCGCGCGCACCAAGGTCTCGCGCTACAACGAACAGATCTATCGCGAACTGCAGTACGGCCTGCGCAAGGCGGTCTCGTCCAAGACCCTGGACGAACTGCTCGGCGACAAGGCCTCGCTCGACGCGGACATCCTCGCCAGCGCGCGCGAAGCCTGCGCGTCGATCGGCGTGGAAGTGCTCGGCGTCGGCGTCAAGGACGTGATCCTGCCGGGCGAGATGAAGGACATCCTCAACGCGGTGGTGCAGGCGGAGAAGACCGCCCAGGCCAACACCATCCGCCGCCGCGAGGAAGCCAACGCGACCCGCAGCCTGCTCAACACCGCCAAGCTGATCGAGGACTCTCCGGTGCTGATGCGCCTGAAGGAACTCGAGGCCTTGGAAAAAATCACCGAAAAGATCGACAAGCTGACCGTCTTCGGCGGTCTGGAGGGAGTCATGAAGGAACTCGTCAGCCTGAAGGCCGACGGCTGA
- a CDS encoding RtcB family protein: protein MTTSNYQLLHADEGVAPVKAWIRGVPVDDSAKHQLRNIAALPHVGPWVAAMPDVHLGKGATVGSVVPTRGAIIPAAVGVDIGCGMAAVRTTLRASDLPDSLAKLRSAIEHCVPVGNGRGGEHRRLPDSHATRLAKSGLATRLDAIHAKHRRLRTDKLDKQIGTLGGGNHFIEVCLDEAGAVWVMLHSGSRGTGNLIGSYFIELARMKLEKRTLGFHLPDKDLAFLLEGEPLFDDYVEAVGWAQDYARHNREAMMERTLHAMRIQLPKFKLDKTAVNCHHNYVQREDHFGESLWVTRKGAVSAREGELGIIPGSMGARSYIVRGKGNADSFHSCSHGAGRVMSRAEARRSITLKDHRAATAHVECRKDAAVIDESPAAYKPIEAVMAAQSDLVEVVHTLRQVVCIKG, encoded by the coding sequence ATGACTACCTCAAACTACCAACTACTCCACGCCGACGAAGGCGTGGCCCCGGTCAAGGCCTGGATCCGCGGGGTGCCGGTCGACGACAGCGCCAAGCATCAGCTGCGCAACATCGCCGCCCTGCCCCACGTCGGCCCCTGGGTCGCGGCCATGCCCGACGTGCATCTGGGCAAGGGCGCGACCGTCGGCTCGGTGGTGCCGACCCGCGGCGCGATCATCCCGGCCGCGGTCGGCGTCGACATCGGCTGCGGCATGGCCGCGGTGCGCACGACCCTGCGCGCCAGCGACCTGCCCGACAGCCTGGCCAAGCTGCGCTCGGCGATCGAGCACTGCGTCCCGGTCGGCAACGGCCGCGGCGGCGAACACCGGCGCCTGCCCGACAGCCACGCGACCCGCCTGGCCAAGTCCGGGTTGGCGACGCGGCTCGACGCGATCCACGCCAAGCACCGCCGGCTGCGCACCGACAAGCTCGACAAGCAGATCGGCACGCTCGGCGGCGGCAACCACTTCATCGAGGTCTGCCTCGACGAAGCCGGCGCGGTGTGGGTGATGCTGCATTCGGGCTCGCGCGGCACCGGCAACCTCATCGGCAGCTATTTCATCGAGCTGGCGCGGATGAAGCTGGAAAAGCGCACGCTCGGCTTCCATCTGCCGGACAAGGACCTGGCCTTCCTGCTCGAGGGCGAGCCCTTGTTCGACGACTACGTCGAAGCGGTCGGCTGGGCCCAGGACTACGCCCGCCACAACCGCGAGGCGATGATGGAACGCACGCTGCACGCGATGCGCATCCAGCTGCCGAAGTTCAAGCTCGACAAGACCGCGGTCAACTGTCACCACAACTACGTGCAGCGCGAGGACCACTTCGGCGAATCGCTGTGGGTGACGCGCAAGGGCGCGGTCAGCGCGCGCGAGGGCGAGCTCGGCATCATCCCCGGCAGCATGGGCGCGCGCAGCTACATCGTGCGCGGCAAGGGCAACGCCGACAGCTTCCACAGCTGCAGCCACGGCGCCGGCCGGGTCATGAGCCGGGCCGAGGCCCGGCGCAGCATCACCCTGAAGGACCATCGCGCCGCGACGGCGCATGTGGAATGCCGCAAGGACGCGGCGGTCATCGACGAATCGCCGGCGGCGTACAAGCCGATCGAGGCGGTGATGGCGGCGCAGTCCGATCTGGTCGAGGTGGTGCACACCTTGCGCCAGGTGGTCTGCATCAAGGGTTGA